The nucleotide sequence TCCTATACTAAATTCAGTAAGGGAAAAAATATAATAAAAGTTCCAAATACAGATTTTGATCTATCCAATTTAAGCGGAAACCTGATATTTAATATCTATTCTAAATATATAAAAAATACAGATGTATATGAGATCGATATTGAAGTTAAATATGACCTTAAAGAGGAAAAAAATAAATTATGGAAGAGTATACCTGCAGGGAGGGAAGTTTATTTAGAAGATATATTTTCCAAAGCTGTAGACAGACTTCATCTGGTGTATCTATTTCTATCTCTCTTGGAACTGTATAGAGATGATGATATAGAGATATTAGAACATGGAATAAAATTGAAAACTCCCTGTGAGGTGATCTAGGATGTTTAAAAGTGGTATTTTGATTATGATAATCACCTTGGCCAGTAGAGTTTTAGGGTTGGTTCGGACAGCACTTATTGCATATTATTTTGGAGCTACAAAGTTTACTGATGCTTACTTCAGTGCTTTTAAAATAAGTAATTTTTTCAGACAATTATTAGGTGAGGGAGCCTTAGGAACGGTATTTATTCCTGTCTACAACGACAAGGAAAAAAAATACGGAGCTGAGAGATCTAAATCTCTGATATATTCAGTTTTAAATCTATTATTTATATTTACAACTCTGATAACAATTCTCATGGTTATCTTTTCTGATAATATAATTAATTTTATTGTGACAGGATATCCAGAGGAAACAAAGGTCATAGCTTCTAAACTTTTAAAAATAATGGCTGTCTACTTCGTATTTATAGGGTTAGCCGGGATGATCTCTGCGATATTAAATAACTTTAAAAAGTTTTTAATTCCTGCTAGTACCTCATTATTTTTTAACTTTGCCATAATAATTAGTATTATGGTTTATGGAAAACAATATGGTGTAACGGCAATGGCAGTAGGAGTAGTTGCAGGTGGGCTGTTACAATTTTTAGTAGTTCTGCCTACTTTTATAAAGATAGTTAAAAACTATGAATTTAGGATAGATTTTAAAGATGATGATCTGAAAAAGATCTTTATCTTGATGGTACCTATGCTTCTTGGTATCTTTGCCAGACAGATAAATAGTATAGTGGATCAATTCTTTGCATCCCACCTAGCCAGCGGAGGAGTATCGGCATTAGAAAATGCCACAAGGATATATAATCTGCCACTGGGAGTATTTGGTATTTCCATAGCTACAGTAATCTATCCGACTCTTTCTAAGGCTATTTCAAACAATGAAACTGAGGTGGTCAGTAAGAGTCTTCAAAGGGGATTGAATTTTTTACAATTTTTAATCATACCCAGTATGGGAGTCTTGATATTTTATGCAAGGGATATAATAAAACTGGTTTTAGGTCATGGAGAATTTACACAAAATTCCATAACTATTACCTCTGAAAGTTTGATATATTATTCAGTAGGATTATTTTTTTATACGGCAGTTCACCTTATGAGTCGGGCATTCTATGGGATGAAAGATACCAAAAGACCTGTAATATTTAGTGTTGTGTCAATATTAATAAATATAATTTTAAATGCAGTATTGATCAGGCAATTCCAGCATAGTGGATTGGCACTGGCAACAGCCATAGCATCTATGGTTAATTTTATCTTGTTATACATTACATTTAATAAAAAATATATAAAGTTAGATCTGACTTATATAGTAAAGTTTAAATTTAAAGTTGTTATGAGTACGCTCCTGGCATTAGGAGGAAGTTTTTATATAGATAACATCTTTATAAAATTAATAACTTTTTCTGGGATCTACCTGGCTCTTTGGGCATGGCCACTGAAAAAAAATAAGTTAGAGGTATTTTAACTTCATTTTATACTTGTCTCTCCTAATAATTAGGAGGGATAAAGTTTAGGCAGGCGTTTAAGAAAATAATAAAAAAGTACAATAGCTTCTCAAGATTTATGAGAAGCTGTTATTTTTTTTGAAAATTAAAGATTCATATCTATAGAGTTCATAAACCAAAATAATTTTTTAAAAAAATATAGATGTGGTATAGATAAAAATAAGGAGAGGTTTGAGAAAAAATGAAGAAAAAAATTTATATAGGTTTGTTTATAGGGTGGATTATATTTATGATTCAGCTGCCATCAATAGTAAAAAATATAGCAGTAAATAAATTAGAGAAAACAATCGGAAGAAAAGTAAGCAGCGGAGATTTCAGGTATAACTACCTCAGGAATATTCTTTCAATTGAAAATTTGAAGATATATGAGGATGACGGGGAAAATATTTTCGTAAAATTTGATTCTTTTAATGTAAATATAGATATATTACCCCTATTAAAAAGAAAATTTTATATAGAGGAGTTAACCCTTATAAACCCAAATTTCACATTGAAATATAGTGATGGGACAGCTAATTTTGATTCTATTCTGAAAAAAATAGGTTCAGACAATAAAAAAGTAGAGGATGCAACTGAAACTAACCACTATATAAAAAGCGTTGAATTAGAAAATATTACTATAGATAATTTTACTTTTTATTATAATGATCAGGTGGTCCAGGGTAAAAATAAATTTACTCTGGAAACACCACAATTATTGTATGAAAATAAAAATATTATTTTAAACTCAATAGTAGATTTTTATGAAAGTGGAGAAATAAATTTAAATTTAGAATATAAGAAAGATGGATCTCTATCGGGAGAAATTAAAACAAAAGATTTTTTATTAGATGATAAGCTTTATATAGTAAAAGCTTTATATGGTTTGGAAAAGTTAGAGGGAGAGATAGATAGTTGCTTTAATTTTAATTTCAATTTTTTAAAAGAAATCTATAATTTAAAAGGTCAGTTTAGTCTAAAAGATTTAAAAGTAAGTTCTGACAAGTTTGGAAAACTTTTTTCAATTGGAAGTGTAGAAGGAGAAATAGAGGATTTTAAAATAAAAGAGAATAAATTTTTTCTAAAAGATATAAGAACAAATAAAGGTGTAGTAGATATAGAAAATATCAAAAAGTATATGTCTCTTATCTCAAAAATTTCAAAAGAAAAAGAAAACGAGAGTAGTGTAAAAAGAGATGAACTAGAATATCCTATATTTAATATAAAAAGGTTTGAAATATCAGATTATAAAATATATGATGAAAAAGTAAACTTAGAGATAGAAAATTTTAAAATAAATGATCTAGGGACACTAAAAGGAAATTCAAATTTTGAATTTGCAGGAAAGTTTCAAAATTCGGAAGTTAATTTTACCGGGGAAATAAAAAAAGAAAAGGCTGTAAGGAAAGAAGAAGATCTAAATTATATTGGAATTGGAGGAAATATAAATATACTATCTTTAAATTTAAAAAATATAGATCCACTTTTACAAGAAAAATTAAACTTAAATGGAAGTTTAGATATATCTTCGAAATTTAATTATTTAACGAATAATCTCCAGATGGAAAATTTGATTTCTTTAAAAAAGCTATCATTAAAAAAAGATGATATGGTTTTAAAAGTAGAAAATTTAAAATTTAATAATACGATCTCAAAGAATAGCAAAGATTACCATATTAGAGGAAAGATAAAAGCTCAAGGAGGAGCGTTTAATATGGATGAAGTTAATTTTTGGTTAAAGAGTGGAGAGATAGAGATAGGAGAAATATCCAAAAATAAAATAAGGTTAAATAAAATAAAGTTAGAGAGGCCATGGATAAAAATAAAGAAAAAAGAAGAAAAAAATAATATACAGGAAAAAATAACACAGAGAGAAAGTTCCAAAGGTCATGAAAAAAATAATTTAAAAGAAGAGGAAATAGGGAAAGTTAAACTACCTGAATTATTCATAAAAAATATAGGTGTAAGTAATGGCCGGCTAGATTATATTAATAAGGATATAAAGTATAATCTAAGGGATATTACAGTCGATATAGATAGTTTTACTACAGAAAAAAACAAAGAATTTAACGGGGATATAAGAGCTGATCTAACAGGGAATGGAAAGTTTAAGTTTAATTTCCTGTCTTCATTGGAAAAGAGCTGGGATTTTTCCCCTGTAAGTTTAAATATGGATGGAGAGTTAGATATATATAATTTGAATTTTTTAGATTTTAAACAGGTACTTTCTGAAAATTTACCCAACGAAATTGACAATGGAAAACTTAATTATAACTGTAATATCAGTCTAAATAAAGGAAAAGTAGTAGGAGAAAACCTTATCTCTGTAGAAAAGATCAACATAGGAGAGGCAACAAAGGTAAATTCTATGATTCCTTTAAAATTAGGAGTTAATATACTTAAAGATAGAGAGGATAATTTAAAACTAGACCTTCCTATATCTGGAGACTTTAACAATCCTAAATTCAAAATATCCAAGGTTGTCTTAGAAGCACTAAAAAATATTTTAATAAGAGCGGTCGCTTCTCCAGCGGACTTTATATTGAACTCTTTTAATATAGGAGATGAAAAAGATCTATTTATTGAATATGACTATTTAAATCCAAATTTTAAAAATAAGGATAATAATACATTGGGGAAAGTAGTTGAGATATTAGAAAAAAAAGAGGATATAAATATAATTTTTACCCTATTTACCGATAAAGAGGTGGAAAAAAACTTGTTGAATACACAATTAAAGGAAGAGATGTTTTTTAAAAGAGATACAAAAGATGAAATTTTAGAAGAAAAAATAAATAAAATAATAACAGAAAGAAGTGAAGGGATTAAAAATTATTTTAAAGGTAAAGAACTAGGAGAAAGAGTAAAAGTTCAAATTTCTGATATTTCACGAAATAAGGCTATGTCAAGTATTGAATTAATAATAAAGGATTAAAATTAAAGGAGCTCTTCAAAATTTTGAGGAGCTCCTTTTTTGATGATTTTAGTCTCTTTAGACCCTTGTTTCTGTTATCCCAGCGATAATCATAGCGCCTGCAGTTAATTTTTTACTGTTAATATTTCTTTTCAATAAATGCATATTTTTTCCTCCTGTGATTTATTATTAAGACTAATAATATTATCTAATAAAATAAAGAGTTGTCCTGTTCGGTACAAATAAAAAAATAAAAGAAATTTAAATTGATTGATGTATATCTTAAAGTAAGGAATTAAGGGAGGGGAGAGTTAGGGGAAATACAAAAAAGTTTGAATTTAAAGAAGGCGACACAGAAAAAACAATTAATTTAGAACGATATGATACACTGTATCTTTGTGAACTTGAATTCATCTTTTCTCTAATAAAGGGTTTGATATACCGGTCAGCTTAAAACAAACTAAAGGATAAAACTTATTTTTAGGGTGAAAAAAATTATAAAATCAACTCAAATTTAGATATTTATGATACTATATATTTTACTAGAAAAGTAAAAAAGATGTTTTACAGTAATTTAATATTTATAATAATTAGGGAAAGTTTTTAAAATAGAGGAGGAAAGTATGAATATAGATAAAATTAGTATGATAATAGGTTTTCTAATATTATCTTCTATTTTTTCATTGCGTATTTCAAAAAAATATAGTCTGCCAAGTTTACTATTATTTTTAGGTGTTGGGATGTTGGCAGGATCAGAAGGCTTTGGAGGTATTTATTTTGATAATATGGCAATAGCTCAGTTGATAGGAGGAATTGCTCTTGCTTTTATCCTTTTTAATGGAGCTTTTTCAACAAATATAAACACTGTTAGAAATGGAGCTTTCGAAGGGTTATTATTAGCTTTTATAGGAGTATTTATAAACACGGCTATTGTCGGGATTATAGTTTATTTTTTTACTGGATTTAGTATTACGTACTCACTTCTAATAGGTGCTATTGTGTCATCTACAGATGCATCGGCAGTGATGTCACTCCTCTCCTTTGGAGGATTAAAATTAAAGAAAAAAGTTTCTTCAATCCTCTTGGTTGAATCGGGGACAAATGACCCAATGGCTAATGTAATTATCATTTTATTGATTAGTCTGATTACAAGGCCTGATTTTAGTACACTTGAGGGTCTAACATTTTTATTTCTTCAAATAGTCGTTGGTGGGTTAATTGGATTTTTATCAGCTAGAGGAACTATAGGTCTCCTTAAAAGATTTTCAATCAAGTTGCCGGAAATACACCAGCTGATCCTGGTATCTGGAGTATTTTTAACTTTTGGGATTACAAATATATTAAATGGTAATGGTTATCTTGCAATTTATATCTATGGATTAGTATTAGGAAATTCAGCAATCCAATTCAAAAAAAGTTCTAGACGGTTTTTTGTTAGTTTATCTTGGGGTGTTGAAATTGGTATATTTCTTATATTAGGACTTCTAGTATTCCCCAGTGAATTACTTAATGTTTGGAAAGTTGGAACTTTTATAGGGTTTGCACTTATATTAATTGCGAGGCCACTTAGTGTGATTATCACTCTATATAAAACAAAACTTTCCATGAAGGAAAAATTATTTATAAGCTGGGGAGGGTTAAAAGGAGCAGTTCCCATAGTTTTTGCAATTCTACCTGTGCTTGCAAAGATAGAGGGTGCTGAAATTATCTTTCCTATAGTTTTTTATGTTGTAGTAATCTCAGTGACTATACAGGGAACAACGTTACCCTTTGTAGCTACATTATTTGGAATGAAAGATACGGAGAGTTCTAAATGGGTTGAACCTGACTTAGAACAAATAGAATTTATGGAAGAAAAGATGATTAAATTAAAAGTAAAAAGTGGAAGTTCATTTCATAATAAAAGTGTAATGGATATGCAATTTGAAAAAGGAGTCCTTCTCCTTCTCATCGAAAGAAATAACCACCAAATTTTTCCTCAGGCAAACACAAAAATATTAGAATTTGATTCCCTTCTTATTTTTGGAGAAGATCAGAATAAACTAGATCAACTAATTGAAAATTGGAATAAGGTTGAAAACCAATTGATCATTTAAGATAATTGATCAAAAATAAGATATATAATATGTTTTAAAATAAACAGAGAGAAATCCTTTAAAATAAAGGATTTCTCTCTGTTATTATATCTTGATCTTTATTGAGTATTTACCTCGATTTTATTTCTTCCCTCCTCTTTAGCTTTATAAAGTAATTCATCTACCTTAATAACTATATTTTCTAAACTTATATCTTGAGTTTTATTTACTTCTAATATACCACCGCTGAAACTTACCCGGAGTTCCGGATATTTCCAAGATGTATCGTAGATAATTAATCTTATTTTATTCATAATTTTTTCAGCTTCTTTTAGAGAGGTATCTGGGAGTACTATTAAAAATTCCTCTCCTCCATATCGGCCTATGAGGTCAGTTTTTCGAAGATTTTCAGTCAATATCTTTGCAAATCCTTTTAAGACCTCATCTCCAGCACTATGGCCTAAAGTGTCATTAACTTGTTTAAAATGATCGATGTCAATCATAGATACACACAGTGGTTTCTCAAGGTTTACATTCTCGAGTTTTAATTCCAGTTGTTTTAGAAGGTATCTTCTATTGTTTAACTGGGTCAGTCCGTCTGTGATTGAAAGTTCCATAAGTTTTTTTTCCATTTTTTTCCTGTCTGTAATATCCCTAACAAAGGCAATCCACATTTTTTTGTTGTTAAGTTTTACATATTTTGAGTTTAATTCGAGAAAAAGAAATTTTCCATTCTTTTTTTTAAAAACTCTTTCTTCGTAGGAATCACCTGTAACAGGATTTTTAGAAGTGTCAAAATCATCTGAAGTATTTTTTTTGAAATCATATAGAGATAAAGTTCCTAATTCTTCCCTAGTATATCCTAGCATCTTATATGCACTGATGTTACAATCTTCTATTTCTCCTTTTTCATTTCCTAAATAAATTCCATCAAGGGATAGATTTATCAATGTCTCATAGACAGTTTCACTTTCATCAATAAACCTCTTTATTTTTCTCATAACATAAAATTCAGATAAAAAAATTATCCCACCCATTAAAAATATGAAAAATGAAATTTCTATTAAGATCCCTTCCATTTGATCCTTTAAAATTTTTTTGTTATTGGAAATTGTCCTAGCTATATCATCTAAATAAACTCCAGTTCCTACCATCCACTCCCAGTCATTTATTGCCTTGATAAAAGTCATTTTAGAAATTTCTTTACTTCCCTTTCCCGGTTTTGTCCAATTGTAGTTTAAAAATCCTCCCTGGGGGTTTACAGATATTTTTTTTAGTTCCTGTATTATTTTTACATCATTAGAATTTTTCAACTCCCACAAATTTTTTCCTATGGCTTTTTTCTCATCGATATTTTCAGTGGCCAAAAGATTTCCTGAAAAATCCAATACAAAGATATATTTTCCATTATCTGGACTTCTATGAGTAATTTCATTTAAAACATCTTCTTTTATATCTTTTTCTACATCTTCAAAATATGCTCCAGTTCCTATCCAGAGATTAAGAGGCTTAAAGAGCTTTAAAAATGATTTTTTATTATGATCATATCCTGTGTTTCCAGGCTTTGCCCACAGATATTCATAGAAACCTTCTCCTTTTTTCTTTACTAAGGCTACCATCTCCCTGAATATATATTTTCCATTTGGACCTCTGTAATCTAAAACCATCTCTCCGACATAATCAGGATTAGATGTGAATAAAAGCTTCCCTTTATCAACATTTCCACCAAAATAATATCCTTTTCCATCACTAAATCTAATAACTTCAAGAGTTTCTTTGATAAGATTTTCTATCTCTTCATCGGTTTTCTTCCCTTTATTTTTTTCATATATAACCGAAGCCATATCATGAGCTTCATAGGTCCTTTCTTTAATACTCCTATCTAAGATTTTCTCTGTTTCAGACTTATGATACTCTATACTTTGTATAACTTTATTAATAGCATCCTTTACCCTCATTTTTTCTTTGGTTGTATAATCCTGCTTTATCTTTTCAGATTCTTTATTAAAATAATTATATGTGGAATAGATCCATACACCGCCTATAAATAGGATATTGATGACCACTATAAACAGTATGGTATAACGAAAACTTTTTCCTATTTTTCTTAAATTTTTCATAAATCACCTCTAATAAATAAAAACTTTTTAAATTTGTCATAATTATCAAATTTTTATGGGACTTTTAAATTGTAAAACATATTAATATATTACTCTTTTAATTTAAATTTCCTTTCTTAACTGCATCTACTTTACTTGATTACCCGATAATTATATTCCGGTCTGCCAATATTTCCATGGGTTGTGGTAGAACTTATTTTTCTTACACTCTCCAAATAATCCATATATTTTTTTATAGTAACATTACTGATGTTGAGTTCCTTAGAGATCTCCCGAATAGTCCATATTTTATTTTTTTCTTTTAAAAGGAGAGATAAAATCCTATCCAGAGTTTTTTCATGGAGACCCTTGGGCAGATCTAATTTTTCCATGACAGGTTTAGTATAAAACATATCTATTTTATCCTGGCTGAGGTTAGCCTTCTCTGATCTATTGGTAGTCTCAAAAAAACTATTTTTAGTTAAAAATTTATCCACAGCTTCATTGAATCTGTTTCTTTGAAAGGGTTTGACTAAATAATCTATAACTCCGTATGCCATGGCTTTTTTTATACCTTCAATTCCATTGGCAGCAGTAACCATGATAACATCGGTTAAATACTGCTTTTCTCTGATTTTTTTTAATATATTCAGACCATCTGAGTTTGGAAGGTATACATCTAAGATAATCAGGTCTATCTTATTTGATTTTAAACTGTTAAAAACATCTATTTTAGTTGCTACACAGCCGATAACTTCAAAATTTTCTATCATCTCTATATAGTCTTGGTTGATCATTGCAACCATTGGATCATCTTCAACAATTAATACTTTATACATTGTAATTCACCTCTTTAAATAATCTAATAGTAAAAGTTTTTCCATTTGTATCTTCCCTGAAGGAAAAGTTTCCATTATAAAGTTTAGTTCTATTTTTAACCAGATATAGACCAGAACCACGTTTATTTCCCTTGGAGGAGATACCTCTTTGAAAAATTTTATCTTTAATTTTGGGATCTACAGGGGAACCATTATCAAAAACAGAGATCTCAATGAATTCTTTGTCTTCCATAAGGGATAATATTACATTTTTTTCCTCGATATTTGAAAGATGGAAAGATTCAAAGGCATTTTCTATGAGATTTCCGATGATAACAATAAGATCGTTGTAGGAGATAATACCGTGTTTTTCATAGAGTAAAGATCCTTCCTTTAATTTTAGATTGATCCTCTGCTCTTTGGCAATCCCCAACTTCCCAATGAGAATACCTTTTATATAGTAGTCATCTATATTATTGAAATTAACCTGGTCTAATTTTTCAACTTCTTGAAGTTCTAAAACATAGTTCTTTAGAATATCATATTTTTTTAGTTCTAAAAGTCCGGTGATGACATGTAATCGATTTTTAAATTCATGTATATTTGCTCTCATACTTTTGATAATCTGGTCTACCCCTGTAATTTCTTCAACTACATCTTTAATCTGGCTTCTACTGGTAATTGTTATAATAGAGCCAATGTATTCGTTGGAGTTTATAATGGGGTGAAAACTTATAAATATTTTCTTTTGGAAGATGATAATCTCCTTCATATCAAAGGGCTTTTCTTCAAAGATAATATTTTTTATCTCCTCTATAAACAGAGCAGGAGAATTTTCAGGGAAAAGTTTTAAATAAGCGCTGTTTACTTCCATAATTTTATTACTTTTATCCAGTGCAATTATCCCCTCATTGACATTGTTCAAAATAATAGTTTTTTCCTTATAGAGACGGGATATTTCTTCCGGTTCCAGCCCTAAAATTTTATCTTTAATGTTTTTTGCAAAGATCCCTGCTAAAATCCAAATTAAGATAACTCCTCCTAAAAATAGGAATAGATACATGATAGCTGTCCTCACAGTGAGAAGTTTGAGATCGTTATAGTATTTTCCCACCATAACAAAGCCTATCTGCTTTCCATCTTTAAATACAGGTTCAAAGCGTCTTTGGGTGAGTCCCTGGGAACCTTTTTTAAGGGAAAAATAAGGGACTCCCTCGTGTAAAATTTTCCATTTATCTTCATTGACAAAAACTTCTCCAATCTGTGTCTCATCCAAATGGGAATATTTGATCCCGTTCATATCGGCAATTACAATGATATCTACATCTTCTAATTGATCCACAAAGAAAGATGTATAATTTTGAATGGACATAT is from Psychrilyobacter atlanticus DSM 19335 and encodes:
- a CDS encoding response regulator, with the protein product MYKVLIVEDDPMVAMINQDYIEMIENFEVIGCVATKIDVFNSLKSNKIDLIILDVYLPNSDGLNILKKIREKQYLTDVIMVTAANGIEGIKKAMAYGVIDYLVKPFQRNRFNEAVDKFLTKNSFFETTNRSEKANLSQDKIDMFYTKPVMEKLDLPKGLHEKTLDRILSLLLKEKNKIWTIREISKELNISNVTIKKYMDYLESVRKISSTTTHGNIGRPEYNYRVIK
- a CDS encoding DUF748 domain-containing protein → MKKKIYIGLFIGWIIFMIQLPSIVKNIAVNKLEKTIGRKVSSGDFRYNYLRNILSIENLKIYEDDGENIFVKFDSFNVNIDILPLLKRKFYIEELTLINPNFTLKYSDGTANFDSILKKIGSDNKKVEDATETNHYIKSVELENITIDNFTFYYNDQVVQGKNKFTLETPQLLYENKNIILNSIVDFYESGEINLNLEYKKDGSLSGEIKTKDFLLDDKLYIVKALYGLEKLEGEIDSCFNFNFNFLKEIYNLKGQFSLKDLKVSSDKFGKLFSIGSVEGEIEDFKIKENKFFLKDIRTNKGVVDIENIKKYMSLISKISKEKENESSVKRDELEYPIFNIKRFEISDYKIYDEKVNLEIENFKINDLGTLKGNSNFEFAGKFQNSEVNFTGEIKKEKAVRKEEDLNYIGIGGNINILSLNLKNIDPLLQEKLNLNGSLDISSKFNYLTNNLQMENLISLKKLSLKKDDMVLKVENLKFNNTISKNSKDYHIRGKIKAQGGAFNMDEVNFWLKSGEIEIGEISKNKIRLNKIKLERPWIKIKKKEEKNNIQEKITQRESSKGHEKNNLKEEEIGKVKLPELFIKNIGVSNGRLDYINKDIKYNLRDITVDIDSFTTEKNKEFNGDIRADLTGNGKFKFNFLSSLEKSWDFSPVSLNMDGELDIYNLNFLDFKQVLSENLPNEIDNGKLNYNCNISLNKGKVVGENLISVEKINIGEATKVNSMIPLKLGVNILKDREDNLKLDLPISGDFNNPKFKISKVVLEALKNILIRAVASPADFILNSFNIGDEKDLFIEYDYLNPNFKNKDNNTLGKVVEILEKKEDINIIFTLFTDKEVEKNLLNTQLKEEMFFKRDTKDEILEEKINKIITERSEGIKNYFKGKELGERVKVQISDISRNKAMSSIELIIKD
- a CDS encoding segregation and condensation protein A, whose amino-acid sequence is MKIEIKLENFEGPLDLLLHLLEKKEMKITEVKISTLIDEYLSLIEDARRESVSIKVEFLGVASELLEIKALSILNMREKEKKEEALSQKLAEYKLFKELSEKIRELENEYNISYTKFSKGKNIIKVPNTDFDLSNLSGNLIFNIYSKYIKNTDVYEIDIEVKYDLKEEKNKLWKSIPAGREVYLEDIFSKAVDRLHLVYLFLSLLELYRDDDIEILEHGIKLKTPCEVI
- a CDS encoding potassium/proton antiporter, which gives rise to MNIDKISMIIGFLILSSIFSLRISKKYSLPSLLLFLGVGMLAGSEGFGGIYFDNMAIAQLIGGIALAFILFNGAFSTNINTVRNGAFEGLLLAFIGVFINTAIVGIIVYFFTGFSITYSLLIGAIVSSTDASAVMSLLSFGGLKLKKKVSSILLVESGTNDPMANVIIILLISLITRPDFSTLEGLTFLFLQIVVGGLIGFLSARGTIGLLKRFSIKLPEIHQLILVSGVFLTFGITNILNGNGYLAIYIYGLVLGNSAIQFKKSSRRFFVSLSWGVEIGIFLILGLLVFPSELLNVWKVGTFIGFALILIARPLSVIITLYKTKLSMKEKLFISWGGLKGAVPIVFAILPVLAKIEGAEIIFPIVFYVVVISVTIQGTTLPFVATLFGMKDTESSKWVEPDLEQIEFMEEKMIKLKVKSGSSFHNKSVMDMQFEKGVLLLLIERNNHQIFPQANTKILEFDSLLIFGEDQNKLDQLIENWNKVENQLII
- the murJ gene encoding murein biosynthesis integral membrane protein MurJ, translating into MFKSGILIMIITLASRVLGLVRTALIAYYFGATKFTDAYFSAFKISNFFRQLLGEGALGTVFIPVYNDKEKKYGAERSKSLIYSVLNLLFIFTTLITILMVIFSDNIINFIVTGYPEETKVIASKLLKIMAVYFVFIGLAGMISAILNNFKKFLIPASTSLFFNFAIIISIMVYGKQYGVTAMAVGVVAGGLLQFLVVLPTFIKIVKNYEFRIDFKDDDLKKIFILMVPMLLGIFARQINSIVDQFFASHLASGGVSALENATRIYNLPLGVFGISIATVIYPTLSKAISNNETEVVSKSLQRGLNFLQFLIIPSMGVLIFYARDIIKLVLGHGEFTQNSITITSESLIYYSVGLFFYTAVHLMSRAFYGMKDTKRPVIFSVVSILINIILNAVLIRQFQHSGLALATAIASMVNFILLYITFNKKYIKLDLTYIVKFKFKVVMSTLLALGGSFYIDNIFIKLITFSGIYLALWAWPLKKNKLEVF
- a CDS encoding cache domain-containing protein encodes the protein MKNLRKIGKSFRYTILFIVVINILFIGGVWIYSTYNYFNKESEKIKQDYTTKEKMRVKDAINKVIQSIEYHKSETEKILDRSIKERTYEAHDMASVIYEKNKGKKTDEEIENLIKETLEVIRFSDGKGYYFGGNVDKGKLLFTSNPDYVGEMVLDYRGPNGKYIFREMVALVKKKGEGFYEYLWAKPGNTGYDHNKKSFLKLFKPLNLWIGTGAYFEDVEKDIKEDVLNEITHRSPDNGKYIFVLDFSGNLLATENIDEKKAIGKNLWELKNSNDVKIIQELKKISVNPQGGFLNYNWTKPGKGSKEISKMTFIKAINDWEWMVGTGVYLDDIARTISNNKKILKDQMEGILIEISFFIFLMGGIIFLSEFYVMRKIKRFIDESETVYETLINLSLDGIYLGNEKGEIEDCNISAYKMLGYTREELGTLSLYDFKKNTSDDFDTSKNPVTGDSYEERVFKKKNGKFLFLELNSKYVKLNNKKMWIAFVRDITDRKKMEKKLMELSITDGLTQLNNRRYLLKQLELKLENVNLEKPLCVSMIDIDHFKQVNDTLGHSAGDEVLKGFAKILTENLRKTDLIGRYGGEEFLIVLPDTSLKEAEKIMNKIRLIIYDTSWKYPELRVSFSGGILEVNKTQDISLENIVIKVDELLYKAKEEGRNKIEVNTQ
- a CDS encoding ATP-binding protein; protein product: MKGKFEKKIILWSILTALIPLLLSYGIFIYDKFTSIQDRVDGNLYRMSVNISKTPFIIDRLSKHQQDMSIQNYTSFFVDQLEDVDIIVIADMNGIKYSHLDETQIGEVFVNEDKWKILHEGVPYFSLKKGSQGLTQRRFEPVFKDGKQIGFVMVGKYYNDLKLLTVRTAIMYLFLFLGGVILIWILAGIFAKNIKDKILGLEPEEISRLYKEKTIILNNVNEGIIALDKSNKIMEVNSAYLKLFPENSPALFIEEIKNIIFEEKPFDMKEIIIFQKKIFISFHPIINSNEYIGSIITITSRSQIKDVVEEITGVDQIIKSMRANIHEFKNRLHVITGLLELKKYDILKNYVLELQEVEKLDQVNFNNIDDYYIKGILIGKLGIAKEQRINLKLKEGSLLYEKHGIISYNDLIVIIGNLIENAFESFHLSNIEEKNVILSLMEDKEFIEISVFDNGSPVDPKIKDKIFQRGISSKGNKRGSGLYLVKNRTKLYNGNFSFREDTNGKTFTIRLFKEVNYNV